In one Yarrowia lipolytica chromosome 1A, complete sequence genomic region, the following are encoded:
- a CDS encoding uncharacterized protein (Compare to YALI0A00506g, similar to Saccharomyces cerevisiae ALK2 (YBL009W) and ALK1 (YGL021W); ancestral locus Anc_4.100, weakly similar to uniprot|P43633 Saccharomyces cerevisiae YGL021w ALK1 DNA damage-responsive protein), whose translation MSRDRMFGSRLTYGRRNKSSFLREKQEEQMLWDQQETSTSSNNPNRHSGVLKESSHSKNNSVSSLAALKRRSSSNTASLVSRDNNNKENENIALPRKLDNAPRSRPLSMVSTSSVSSTGSSTRTVLLDRVSKAFSSLSSDHGSRRTSVVQQPPHTPKRQMNPESRWSMTTGTNTPSTHTGSTPAGRTSSLRRSFVENNLNSLLADEDLDLSLHQYSFDNKDTASNSGDVSMESAHSITLQNDDHDHDHDVSMNSHPSNASLVSIVSKTGHGRKESATFYMLEPPQQSNSSLHSYSHHSQYNNSQHSTPYRQSLAPAQSLRQKISLMSLEKHEPLRRKHISKESISTPRELSKDEQRKGSTSSHSSFFSIKSFRSQHNQNYEDRTPSRSSTASSLASMSSNHSEMSIKRSFSDVRKSILSLRGSSSSSNSDSRGNRRSFLGKRTNEPAMAHVKAQISLPTPDNLSRDKLRNKLKASTSLLSLTRSETDTSQVVAMPFEDLRTTQLSTLLNLCDCGEVVDFTFFLDSILSDHRQGALVKLAEASYSEVFARGSSVFKIIPFGNDEQEQSPVKDIIQELTIAKTVQSLEGFVKVLGATVCRGKYPDHLIGLWDDYANFKGSESHRPDFYSDNQLFCIVELANSGTDLEHFELESWMEAEYVFWRVVSSIAEAESKFQFEHRDLHWGNIVIQRTARPDIEEKLANMSLDDLDNAVFDDEDDFVAPNLKVTLIDYTLSRARVPARYGIDDGAVTTVFTGLDHPDFFRGRGDYQFDIYRFMRVLINSATSEMNSVANCGASINSSHSSLSSVASNKRDSNETDWSLFAPKTNIMWLHYLATKLLENKGLSHVTTTRSGRLSFGTSNTSLRSAYLAGETMEAGHHMSNPHEEARACKSLNTVTRCIDPRRKKLGGKRSGTAMVFQDFDSASDVLEWGFKNNLIPEGLL comes from the coding sequence ATGTCGCGGGATCGAATGTTTGGCTCTCGTCTGACATACGGCCGGCGCAACAAGTCGTCGTTTCTGCGAGAAAAACAGGAGGAGCAAATGCTGTGGGACCAGCAGGAAACGTCAACGTCTtccaacaaccccaaccgTCACTCGGGcgtgctcaaggagtcgtCGCACTCCAAGAACAACTCCGTCTCGTCGCTGGCTGCGCTCAAACGACGATCTTCCAGCAACACCGCATCCCTCGTCTCCAGggacaacaacaacaaggagaacgagAACATTGCTCTGCCTCGAAAACTCGACAATGCTCCCCGCTCCCGGCCGCTGTCGATGGTCTCGACCTCGTCTGTATCATCCACAGGCTCGTCGACTCGAACAGTCTTGCTCGATAGAGTGTCCAAGGCcttttcttctctgtctTCCGACCATGGATCAAGACGGACTTCGGTGGTCCAACAGCCTCCTCACACCCCCAAGCGGCAGATGAACCCTGAAAGTCGATGGTCCATGACCACGGGCACGAACACACCCAGCACACACACAGGTAGCACCCCTGCGGGCCGCACGTCATCTCTACGACGCTCCTTTGTCGAAAACAATCTCAACTCGTTGCTTGCAGATGAAGATCTGGACCTGTCCTTGCATCAATACTCTTTTGACAACAAAGATACAGCTTCTAATTCAGGAGACGTTTCTATGGAGTCAGCTCACAGTATCACtctccagaatgacgaCCACGACCACGACCACGATGTCAGCATGAACAGTCACCCCAGCAACGCCTCTCTGGTGTCCATCGTCTCCAAAACCGGTCACGGACGAAAAGAGTCCGCTACCTTCTACATGCTCGAACCCCCTCAACAATCAAACTCTTCTCTGCATTCATACTCACACCACTCTCAGTATAACAACTCACAACATTCGACACCCTACAGACAGTCCCTCGCTCCAGCTCAGTCGCTGCGACAAAAGATTTCGCTCATGTCATTGGAGAAACATGAGCCTCTGCGACGAAAACACATTTCAAAAGAAAGCATTTCCACCCCTCGGGAGCTGTCCAAGGACGAGCAGCGAAAGGGATCCACTTCATCCcactcgtccttcttctccatcaagTCTTTCCGATCGCAACACAATCAAAACTATGAAGATAGAACCCCCTCGCGGTCGTCTActgcctcttctctggCCAGCATGTCATCCAACCATTCTGAAATGTCCATTAAACGGTCCTTCAGTGACGTGAGAAAGTCCATCTTGTCCCTCCGAggctccagctcgtccagcaACTCCGACTCCAGAGGAAACAGAAGATCCTTCCTGGGAAAACGGACCAACGAACCGGCTATGGCACACGTCAAAGCCCAGATCTCGCTGCCCACACCAGACAatctgtcacgtgacaagcTGCGAAACAAACTGAAGGCGTCGACGTCACTGCTGTCGCTGACCCGGTCGGAAACAGACACATCTCAAGTCGTGGCCATGCCATTTGAAGACCTGCGGACCACCCAGCTGTCCACTCTGCTCAACTTGTGCGACTGCGGAGAGGTCGTCGATTTCACCTTCTTCCTGGACTCAATTCTGTCTGACCACAGGCAGGGAGCTCTGGTGAAGCTCGCCGAGGCGTCTTACTCGGAAGTCTTCGCGCGAGGCTCGTCCGTGTTCAAAATCATCCCCTTTGGAAACGACGAGCAGGAACAGTCACCTGTCAAGGACATTATCCAGGAACTGACCATCGCAAAGACCGTGCAGTCGTTGGAGGGCTTTGTCAAGGTCCTAGGGGCCACTGTGTGCCGAGGCAAGTACCCGGACCACCTCATTGGTCTGTGGGACGACTACGCCAACTTCAAGGGCTCAGAGAGCCACCGACCCGACTTTTACTCGGACAACCAGCTCTTCTGTATCGTTGAGCTCGCCAACTCGGGTACAGATCTCGAGCATTTTGAACTTGAGAGCTGGATGGAAGCCGAGTACGTTTTCTGGCGCGTCGTGAGTTCCATTGCCGAGGCTGAGTCCAAATTCCAGTTTGAGCACCGGGACCTGCACTGGGGCAACATTGTCATTCAGCGAACCGCGCGTCCTGATATCGAAGAGAAGCTCGCCAACATGTCTCTGGATGACCTGGACAATGCTGTGtttgacgacgaagacgacttTGTAGCTCCAAACCTCAAGGTGACTCTCATCGACTACACCCTGTCGCGAGCTCGAGTTCCCGCTCGATACGGCATTGACGACGGAGCCGTGACGACAGTCTTCACTGGTCTGGACCATCCCGACTTTTTCCGAGGCCGGGGCGACTATCAGTTTGACATCTACCGTTTCATGCGGGTGCTCATCAACTCCGCCACGTCAGAGATGAACTCTGTCGCGAATTGCGGAGCGTCCATCAATTCGTCCCACAGTTCACTATCGTCGGTGGCGTCCAACAAGCGTGATAGCAATGAGACCGATTGGTCACTGTTTGCGCCCAAGACCAACATCATGTGGCTGCATTACCTGGCAaccaagctgctggagaacaAGGGCCTGtcgcacgtgaccaccacTCGGTCTGGACGGCTGTCGTTTGGTACCTCCAACACGTCGCTCCGATCGGCGTACCTCGCTGGAGAAACTATGGAGGCTGGTCATCACATGTCCAACCCCCACGAGGAGGCTCGGGCATGCAAGTCGCTCAACACCGTGACTCGGTGCATCGATCCTCGACGAAAGAAGCTAGGAGGCAAGCGATCCGGTACCGCCATGGTGTTCCAGGACTTTGACTCCGCGTCTGACGTGCTCGAATGGGGCTTCAAGAACAATCTTATACCCGAGGGGCTGTTGTAA
- a CDS encoding uncharacterized protein (Compare to YALI0A00550g, similar to uniprot|Q6C2C4 Yarrowia lipolytica YALI0F09031g), which yields MLNNDTLRLLYEECCLESCLALGEVCKASSEVLASLDKSLIMRKVQDRAPWLELSNEYLSWTKCARVLIARSKKAQDGKYDKLKIITDLRQVDSESSIDLVSVEPTDVGRDDTLRRAMKPLFPYSRLQNLLKQQQSVVEGTKVLCELQELDLTTMTLKVSDYDPEDKLYAERNRKPVSTAPSGLKVRHSEGQDVEVVAENKTMLQVQYYVGDTETEFDEIVHKASQPRDEDGTLVIDPHMKAPRIEANFNVDMGMVNLVPGSGGALVIQHFVLNPEKSYLGYIEPSSERRVVELCKIPPQVQTQGIGFHQGNQWFYVLYDGFIYIYLYGRFLQLWIDLGAGQNRALTVWNSDFPAIGPFGHFRDQRATWNITQGGLNDDQRRFVTIEDEPCGCVVGDLHTGKTYYSRGSYKSPKLTIPFATESQTVGFYVFDEQIWEFIDNTMDSLYGTATNYDISLLYAAFLETHHKMLGLIETDEEPSKETLEKELREHVCCFPRDDSDYGDYEDEDGQEEELLEMLDDLEERVENLTI from the coding sequence AtgctcaacaacgacaCTCTGAGACTGCTCTATGAAGAGTGCTGCTTGGAATCGTGTCTAGCACTTGGGGAGGTGTGTAAGGCGTCGTCAGAAGTGCTGGCGTCACTCGACAAGAGCCTGATTATGAGAAAGGTGCAGGACCGAGCCCCCTGGCTCGAATTAAGTAACGAATACTTGTCCTGGACGAAATGTGCTCGTGTTCTTATTGCCAGAAGCAAAAAGGCTCAGGATGGAAAGTACGACAAGTTAAAAATCATCACCGACCTTCGACAAGTGGACTCAGAGAGCTCAATTGATCTTGTCAGTGTCGAACCAACTGATGTCGGTAGAGATGACACTCTTCGACGGGCCATGAAGCCCTTGTTCCCCTATTCCCGGTTGCAAAACTTGTtaaaacaacaacagtcTGTGGTCGAAGGAACCAAGGTTCTTTGTGAACTTCAAGAGCTAGATCTCACCACCATGACACTCAAAGTGAGTGATTACGATCCAGAAGACAAACTGTACGCTGAGCGTAACCGCAAGCCCGTGTCTACAGCTCCCTCGGGCCTGAAAGTGAGGCACAGTGAAGGTCAAGACGTGGAGGTAGTGGCGGAAAACAAGACCATGCTACAGGTTCAATATTATGTGGGAGACACCGAGACTGAATTTGATGAGATTGTGCACAAGGCTTCTCAGCCTCGAGACGAGGACGGAACACTTGTTATTGATCCACATATGAAAGCCCCCCGCATCGAGGCCAATTTCAATGTGGATATGGGCATGGTCAATCTAGTACCAGGTTCCGGTGGAGCTCTCGTCATCCAGCACTTCGTTTTGAATCCAGAAAAGTCTTACTTGGGGTACATTGAGCCCTCGTCTGAAAGAAGAGTCGTTGAACTGTGCAAAATCCCCCCACAGGTGCAAACTCAGGGCATTGGGTTCCACCAAGGCAACCAGTGGTTCTACGTTCTCTATGATGGGTTCATTTACATTTACTTGTATGGCCGATTTCTTCAGCTGTGGATTGATTTGGGGGCCGGTCAAAACCGGGCTCTGACTGTCTGGAACTCCGACTTTCCGGCTATTGGCCCATTTGGACATTTCAGAGATCAGAGAGCCACATGGAATATTACCCAGGGAGGTCTAAATGACGATCAAAGGCGATTTGTGACGATCGAAGATGAGCCCTGTGGATGTGTGGTTGGAGACCTCCACACGGGAAAAACGTACTATTCTCGAGGGTCCTACAAGAGCCCCAAGCTGACAATCCCGTTTGCCACAGAGTCCCAAACAGTCGGCTTCTATGTCTTTGATGAGCAAATCTGGGAGTTCATTGATAACACCATGGACAGTCTTTATGGGACAGCGACCAACTATGACATTTCGCTGCTTTACGCCGCCTTCTTGGAGACACATCACAAgatgttggggttgataGAGACAGATGAGGAGCCGTCAAAGGAGACACTAGAGAAAGAGCTCAGAGAGCATGTGTGTTGTTTCCCCCGAGATGACTCTGACTATGGAGAttatgaagatgaagatgggcaggaggaggagctattggagatgttggaCGATTTGGAAGAAAGGGTGGAGAATTTGACCATTTAA
- a CDS encoding uncharacterized protein (Compare to YALI0A00528g, weakly similar to uniprot|P53389 Saccharomyces cerevisiae YNR055c HOL1 member of major facilitator superfamily multidrug-resistance protein subfamily): protein MSALEPPGTVVLETSSDSIVLQPAPSCDPNQPLNWARWRKHLNFFIVCFFTLIAFTASDVSSVLWGPWQAEFGWTFSELNNTYAISVAGLGLGCPILVPFSHKFGKRPVYLVASALVVATAAWQAGMNSIGEAYGSQFLQGLAVSVTETIIQMTVADLYFVHERGTFNGIYMLVVAVGNFIVLVPAGYATVNLGWRWVYIIVAIIAAVQFVMTVFFFEETNYTAPDVVLVSTDLSDMSETEQAETDEQKMGQLEKTGSDKSPPEKAVREVFIDPEIQMNPLSKRLALVTYNPGSFKEFVRKLFTPFLTLVSYPIVSFSALQYGFLLSFLSMASTTVSNSFADPPYNFSSAGIGNVNISPFIGCLFGCIYGGWFNDKTIIWLSKRNNGVYEPEFRLYSLVFANFTMTIGMFMFGISIANHVHWMVPTVGFAVVAFSFGSAGAIIVTYLVDCYEKIVADAFIGVIVIRNGLAMMILFCMSPWVDSIGLQNTYVSAGCLSLIPVILTVPMIIYGKELRRRSASRYLRESLRG, encoded by the coding sequence ATGTCCGCTCTCGAGCCACCTGGAACGGTGGTTCTGGAAACGTCCTCCGACTCCATTGTTCTGCAACCCGCTCCTAGCTGCGATCCCAACCAACCTCTCAACTGGGCCCGATGGCGCAAACACCTCAACTTCTTCATTGTGTGTTTCTTCACCCTCATCGCCTTCACGGCCTCCGACGTGTCTTCTGTCTTGTGGGGACCGTGGCAGGCCGAATTCGGATGGACCTTTTCCGAGCTGAACAACACCTACGCCATTTCTGTGGCCGGCCTAGGTCTGGGATGTCCAATTTTGGTTCCGTTCTCCCACAAGTTTGGCAAACGGCCCGTCTACctggtggcctcggctctGGTGGTGGCTACGGCAGCCTGGCAGGCCGGCATGAACTCGATTGGAGAAGCATACGGCTCTCAGTTTCTCCAGGGATTGGCCGTGAGTGTCACCGAAACAATCATCCAGATGACAGTCGCCGATCTGTATTTTGTGCACGAAAGAGGAACTTTCAATGGCATCTACATGCTCGTGGTAGCGGTTGGCAACTTCATAGTGCTAGTTCCCGCGGGCTATGCCACTGTCAATCTCGGCTGGAGATGGGTGTACATCATTGTGGCCATTATTGCCGCTGTTCAGTTTGTCATgaccgtcttcttctttgaAGAGACCAACTATACGGCCCCAGACGTGGTGCTTGTTTCTACTGACCTCTCAGACATGTCAGAGACCGAACAGGCGGAGACAGACGAGCAGAAGATGGGACAGTTGGAGAAGACTGGATCGGACAAATCGCCCCCCGAAAAAGCCGTTAGAGAAGTCTTCATCGACCCGGAGATACAAATGAACCCATTGTCTAAGAGACTCGCTCTGGTTACCTACAACCCCGGCTCATTTAAAGAGTTTGTTCGAAAGCTCTTCACTCCTTTTCTCACCTTGGTTTCCTACCCCATTGTTTCCTTTTCAGCTCTCCAATACGGCTTTTTGCTATCATTTCTGTCCATGGCATCCACCACCGTCTCCAACTCGTTTGCAGACCCACCTTACAACTTCTCTTCCGCCGGAATCGGCAATGTGAACATTTCGCCCTTCATTGGATGTCTTTTTGGATGTATCTACGGCGGCTGGTtcaacgacaagaccatcatATGGCTGTCTAAGAGGAACAATGGTGTCTACGAGCCGGAATTCCGACTCTACAGTCTTGTTTTCGCAAACTTCACCATGACCATTGGCATGTTCATGTTCGGAATTTCCATTGCTAACCACGTTCATTGGATGGTTCCCACTGTGGGGTTTGCCGTCGTAGCCTTCAGCTTCGGATCAGCAGGTGCCATCATCGTCACCTATCTAGTTGATTGCTACGAGAAGATTGTGGCAGACGCATTCATTGGGGTCATTGTGATCAGAAACGGACTCGCCATGATGATTCTCTTTTGCATGAGCCCATGGGTAGACAGTATTGGATTGCAAAACACCTACGTTTCGGCCGGCTGTCTCAGTCTCATTCCTGTGATTCTAACTGTTCCTATGATCATTTATGGAAAGGAGCTGCGACGAAGAAGTGCCAGTCGGTATTTGAGGGAGTCTCTGAGAGGTTGA